From Candidatus Binatus sp., the proteins below share one genomic window:
- a CDS encoding DUF3300 domain-containing protein — protein MRGLKRAIALALTCAQIVASAPWFAMPAFAQLEAQQAAALPKPTRQEMEQLVAPIALYPDALVAQIVAASTHPTDIVEAARWLQQNSSLTGAALAQAANNQPWDPSVKSLTAFPSVLNNMNSNLSWTSALGEAYYTYPQDVMKTIQTMRAQAKAAGTLQSNAQQTVVQEGSTIIIQPASPEVVYVPAYNPTVVYGAPVATYPGYSGADLALTGVLAFGAGVAVGALVSSSDGWGYNNWNSNWHGGNVSYNKNVYVSNNNIYHNNNWNSWNKNNNWNNNNWNKNQAKNDYNKNQAQNNWNNSQAKSNYNKNGGNVNRSDRGYGGNKGGGQSNAFGGYKSGGDAWASSDRGKSSWGGGGGGGGRGFGGGGGRSFGGGGGRRR, from the coding sequence GCATTAGCGCTGACCTGCGCCCAGATCGTCGCGTCGGCGCCGTGGTTCGCTATGCCGGCATTCGCACAACTCGAAGCGCAACAAGCGGCGGCTCTGCCGAAGCCGACCAGGCAGGAGATGGAGCAGCTAGTCGCGCCGATCGCGCTGTACCCCGACGCGCTGGTCGCGCAGATTGTCGCAGCTTCGACTCATCCGACGGACATAGTTGAGGCGGCAAGGTGGCTTCAACAGAACTCAAGCCTGACAGGGGCGGCGCTCGCACAAGCAGCTAACAATCAACCGTGGGACCCGAGCGTCAAGTCGCTGACCGCATTTCCATCGGTCCTTAACAACATGAATAGCAACCTGTCGTGGACCTCGGCGCTGGGAGAGGCCTACTACACCTACCCGCAGGACGTCATGAAGACGATCCAGACAATGCGGGCGCAGGCGAAAGCGGCTGGTACGCTGCAATCGAACGCGCAGCAAACGGTAGTGCAGGAGGGATCGACTATCATCATCCAGCCTGCGAGCCCGGAGGTCGTGTACGTACCAGCATACAATCCGACCGTAGTATATGGGGCGCCAGTAGCTACTTATCCGGGCTATTCGGGCGCTGACCTGGCGCTCACCGGAGTGCTCGCATTCGGGGCCGGCGTTGCGGTGGGGGCGTTGGTATCTTCCAGCGATGGGTGGGGATACAACAACTGGAACAGTAACTGGCATGGCGGCAACGTAAGTTACAACAAGAACGTGTACGTCTCCAACAACAATATCTATCACAACAACAATTGGAACAGCTGGAATAAGAACAATAACTGGAACAACAACAATTGGAACAAGAATCAGGCGAAGAACGACTACAACAAGAATCAAGCGCAGAACAACTGGAACAATAGCCAGGCAAAGAGCAATTACAATAAGAACGGCGGCAACGTCAATCGGAGCGATCGCGGCTACGGCGGCAACAAAGGCGGAGGGCAATCGAATGCGTTCGGCGGGTATAAATCCGGTGGCGACGCATGGGCCAGCAGCGATCGCGGTAAGTCGAGTTGGGGCGGCGGCGGCGGAGGCGGCGGTCGCGGTTTTGGCGGCGGCGGAGGACGTAGTTTCGGCGGTGGTGGAGGTCGACGGCGATGA